In one Pseudomonas tensinigenes genomic region, the following are encoded:
- the glsB gene encoding glutaminase B — MQALLNEILDAVRPLIGQGKVADYIPALGTVPANQLGIAVYGNDGEMYCAGDAETPFSVQSISKVFGLVQAIDHSGEAIWERLGHEPSGQPFNSLVQLEFERGRPRNPFINAGALVICDINQSRFAAPTLSMRDFVRRLSGNPQIMIDGKVADSEYQHRARNAAMAYLMQSFGNFHNDVEAVLRSYFSHCALRMNCIDLARAFCFLANDGYCKHSGEQILTRRQTQQVNSIMATSGLYDEAGNFAYRVGLPGKSGVGGGIVAVVPGQFTVCVWSPELNAAGNSLAGMAALEMLSSRIGWSVF, encoded by the coding sequence ATGCAAGCGCTGTTGAACGAGATTCTTGACGCTGTCCGCCCGTTGATCGGGCAGGGCAAGGTCGCCGACTATATTCCCGCCCTCGGCACTGTGCCGGCCAATCAGCTGGGCATCGCCGTGTACGGCAACGACGGCGAGATGTATTGCGCCGGTGACGCCGAGACGCCGTTCTCGGTGCAGAGTATTTCCAAGGTGTTCGGCCTGGTGCAGGCGATCGATCATTCCGGCGAAGCGATTTGGGAACGCCTCGGTCACGAGCCGTCCGGACAGCCGTTCAACTCGCTGGTGCAGCTGGAATTCGAGCGCGGTCGGCCGCGCAATCCGTTCATCAACGCGGGCGCGCTGGTGATCTGCGACATCAACCAGTCACGCTTTGCCGCGCCGACCCTGTCGATGCGCGATTTCGTCCGGCGCCTGTCCGGCAACCCGCAGATCATGATCGACGGCAAAGTCGCCGATTCTGAATATCAACACCGTGCGCGCAATGCGGCGATGGCGTATCTGATGCAGTCGTTCGGCAACTTCCACAACGATGTTGAAGCGGTGTTGCGCAGCTACTTCAGCCATTGCGCGTTACGGATGAACTGCATCGATCTGGCCCGGGCGTTCTGTTTTCTGGCCAACGACGGTTATTGCAAACACAGCGGTGAACAGATCCTCACACGTCGGCAAACCCAGCAGGTCAACTCGATCATGGCCACCAGCGGGCTATATGACGAGGCGGGCAACTTCGCCTATCGCGTCGGCTTGCCGGGCAAGAGCGGTGTCGGTGGCGGGATTGTCGCGGTGGTGCCGGGGCAGTTCACGGTGTGCGTGTGGTCGCCGGAGTTGAATGCTGCGGGGAATTCGCTGGCGGGGATGGCGGCGCTGGAGATGCTCAGTTCGCGGATTGGCTGGTCAGTCTTCTGA
- a CDS encoding aldehyde dehydrogenase family protein: MSLALERLVAGTPIPFAGNRVTVVSPELAARFQPGDHLLVEQVSGELLLIPVADQQAASVAIERAAAAFTALSAVSDEAISKFFDVFAQRLETPDCWAHIETANRADIERAKARGRSTTRLLADERMRCDMIAGLRAWRDAAATRGKVISSVEHDGWKVEQVVSPLGIVAFVFEGRPNVFADAAGVLRTGNTAVLRIGSDALGTAQAIVTHALNPALADAGLPAGAVSLVESVNHAAGWAMFADRRLSLAVARGSGRAVSQLGSIAQQAGTAVSLHGTGGAWLIADRVADATRFAAVVRNSLDRKVCNTLNVCLIQRDRATELVPLFLDALQQAGTARGQGCKLHIVEGSESYLPSEWQNTTVEVYRAEGYQTEALAEPLAESALGREWEWEETPEVSLMIVDDLDQAIALFNRYSPQFTVSLISEDAQVQERFYNAVNAPFVGNGITRWVDGQYALNKPELGLSNWESGRLFARSAILSGDGVFTVRSRMTQIDLTVKR; encoded by the coding sequence ATGTCTCTTGCGCTCGAACGTCTAGTCGCTGGCACGCCGATCCCTTTCGCTGGTAACCGCGTCACCGTGGTCAGCCCCGAACTGGCCGCGCGTTTTCAGCCCGGTGACCACCTGCTGGTGGAGCAGGTCAGTGGCGAGTTGCTGCTGATCCCCGTGGCGGATCAGCAAGCGGCGTCCGTGGCGATCGAACGCGCGGCAGCGGCATTCACCGCGTTGTCGGCGGTGTCCGATGAGGCGATCAGCAAGTTCTTCGACGTGTTCGCACAACGTCTGGAAACCCCGGACTGCTGGGCGCACATCGAAACCGCCAACCGCGCCGACATCGAAAGGGCCAAGGCGCGCGGCCGCTCCACCACCCGACTGCTCGCCGATGAGCGCATGCGCTGTGACATGATCGCTGGCCTGCGTGCCTGGCGAGACGCAGCGGCGACGCGCGGTAAAGTCATCAGCAGCGTCGAGCACGACGGCTGGAAGGTCGAGCAAGTGGTGTCGCCGCTGGGCATCGTCGCGTTTGTCTTTGAAGGCCGGCCGAACGTGTTCGCCGACGCCGCCGGTGTCTTGCGCACCGGCAACACCGCCGTGTTGCGTATCGGCAGCGATGCGTTGGGCACCGCGCAAGCCATCGTCACTCACGCCTTGAACCCGGCGCTGGCCGATGCCGGTCTGCCGGCCGGTGCGGTGTCGCTCGTGGAAAGCGTCAATCATGCGGCCGGTTGGGCGATGTTCGCTGACCGGCGTTTGTCGTTGGCGGTGGCGCGCGGTTCGGGTCGTGCGGTCAGTCAACTGGGCAGCATTGCCCAGCAGGCCGGCACCGCGGTCAGCCTTCACGGTACGGGTGGCGCGTGGTTGATCGCCGATCGTGTTGCCGATGCCACACGTTTTGCCGCCGTGGTGCGCAACTCGCTGGATCGCAAGGTGTGCAACACCCTCAACGTCTGCCTGATCCAGCGTGATCGCGCGACGGAACTGGTGCCGCTGTTTCTTGATGCGCTGCAACAGGCCGGTACTGCGCGTGGCCAGGGCTGCAAATTGCACATCGTCGAAGGCAGCGAGAGTTACCTGCCAAGCGAGTGGCAGAACACAACCGTCGAGGTTTATCGCGCCGAGGGCTATCAGACCGAAGCGTTGGCTGAACCTTTGGCGGAGTCGGCGCTGGGCCGCGAGTGGGAATGGGAAGAAACCCCGGAAGTCAGCCTGATGATCGTCGATGATCTGGATCAGGCGATTGCGCTGTTCAACCGCTACAGCCCGCAATTTACCGTGTCGTTGATCAGTGAGGATGCGCAGGTTCAGGAGCGCTTTTACAACGCGGTGAATGCGCCGTTCGTGGGTAATGGCATTACCCGTTGGGTCGATGGGCAGTATGCGTTGAACAAGCCGGAGCTGGGTCTTTCGAACTGGGAGAGCGGGCGCTTGTTTGCGCGCAGTGCGATTCTTTCGGGGGATGGCGTGTTCACTGTTCGTAGCCGGATGACCCAGATCGACCTCACCGTAAAACGCTGA
- a CDS encoding carbonic anhydrase, whose product MKNLIDGFLKFQNEAFPQRTELFKHLATTQQPGTLFITCSDSRVVPELLTQQEPGELFVIRNAGNIVPSYSPHPGGVSATVEYAVAVLGVTDIVICGHSDCGAMTAIAQCKCMDHLPAVSGWLQHAESAKVVNEARPHANDAAKLSSMVRENVIAQLANIQTHPSVRLAQEKGLLNLHGWVYDIETGSIDALASDRRTFVPLAEQPTTCAIHAQTTHAA is encoded by the coding sequence ATGAAAAATCTGATTGATGGCTTCCTGAAATTCCAGAACGAAGCGTTCCCGCAACGCACCGAACTGTTCAAACACCTGGCAACCACGCAACAACCCGGCACCTTGTTCATCACCTGTTCCGACAGCCGTGTCGTGCCAGAACTGCTGACCCAACAAGAACCCGGCGAGCTGTTTGTGATCCGCAACGCCGGCAATATCGTGCCGTCCTACAGCCCGCACCCGGGCGGGGTTTCGGCAACGGTGGAATACGCGGTGGCGGTGCTTGGCGTGACCGACATTGTCATCTGCGGGCATTCTGACTGCGGCGCGATGACCGCGATTGCGCAGTGCAAATGCATGGATCACCTGCCCGCCGTCAGTGGCTGGCTGCAGCATGCCGAGTCAGCGAAAGTGGTTAACGAAGCGCGGCCACATGCCAATGACGCGGCTAAGTTGAGCTCGATGGTGCGCGAGAACGTGATCGCGCAACTGGCGAATATTCAGACCCACCCGAGCGTGCGTCTGGCTCAGGAGAAAGGCCTGCTGAATCTGCATGGCTGGGTGTATGACATCGAGACCGGTTCGATCGATGCGCTGGCCTCGGACCGCCGCACGTTTGTGCCGCTGGCCGAGCAACCGACGACTTGCGCGATCCATGCACAAACCACCCACGCGGCCTGA
- a CDS encoding DUF2790 domain-containing protein codes for MQKILLILALLGGFSVQASAADEAVAYRYGMQLDVAQVLSITPVADVCGVVPVEMTYLDSHGGKHILQYSEFGSGCSN; via the coding sequence ATGCAAAAAATTCTATTGATTCTGGCCCTGCTCGGCGGCTTTTCCGTGCAGGCATCTGCCGCTGACGAGGCCGTTGCCTACCGCTACGGGATGCAGCTGGACGTCGCCCAAGTGCTGAGTATTACCCCGGTTGCCGACGTGTGTGGCGTGGTGCCGGTGGAGATGACGTATCTGGACAGCCACGGCGGCAAACACATTCTTCAATACAGCGAATTCGGCAGCGGTTGCTCGAACTGA
- the cynS gene encoding cyanase, translating to MQQSHAYNDTSLALTTRVLDAKARKDLSWQDLADGTGLSLAYVTAALLGQHPLPENAAQVVGDKLELSVEDVAAMQIIPLRGSLSGVPTDPTIYRFHEMIQIYGTTLKALVHEQFGDGIISAINFKLDIKKVEDPEGGSRAVVSLDGKFLPLRPF from the coding sequence ATGCAACAGTCCCACGCCTACAACGACACCAGCCTGGCCCTGACCACCCGCGTTCTCGATGCCAAGGCACGCAAAGATCTGTCGTGGCAGGATCTCGCCGACGGCACTGGCCTGAGCCTGGCGTACGTCACCGCCGCCCTGCTGGGCCAGCACCCACTGCCGGAAAACGCCGCCCAAGTGGTCGGCGACAAACTTGAACTGAGCGTTGAAGACGTCGCGGCAATGCAGATCATCCCCCTGCGTGGCAGCCTCAGCGGCGTGCCGACTGACCCAACCATCTACCGCTTCCACGAGATGATCCAGATCTACGGCACCACCCTCAAAGCGCTGGTTCACGAGCAGTTCGGCGACGGCATCATCAGCGCGATCAACTTCAAACTCGACATCAAGAAAGTCGAAGACCCGGAAGGCGGCTCCCGCGCTGTGGTCAGCCTCGACGGCAAGTTCCTGCCCCTGCGTCCGTTCTGA
- the cynR gene encoding transcriptional regulator CynR, which translates to MLLRHLRYLLAVADHGGFTRAAEALHVSQPTLSQQIRQLEETLGVNLFDRTSRTVKPTDAGVAYIECARRVLVELEAGKRALHDVKDLSRGTLRLAMTPTFMAYLVGPLVRDFAARYPGIHLQIFELSMDDIEAGLADDSLDIAIAFTPVRSPDIECIPAFTETLGIMVGREHPLYDSRSVLAPEDIASLDFALLAPDFITRLSVDEYFRQHGIMPQVRIEVNSVSTLLEVVRHSPMATMLPEAIATEDRALRRLRVESDAPQRGAALLRRRNNYHSAAAVAFVELVLGMGSPSP; encoded by the coding sequence ATGCTGCTGCGACATTTGCGTTATCTGCTGGCCGTCGCCGATCACGGCGGCTTCACCCGTGCCGCCGAGGCGTTGCATGTGTCGCAGCCGACCCTGTCGCAGCAGATTCGCCAACTGGAGGAAACCCTGGGCGTGAATCTGTTTGATCGCACCTCGCGCACGGTCAAACCGACGGATGCCGGCGTGGCCTACATCGAATGTGCGCGGCGGGTGCTGGTTGAGTTGGAGGCGGGCAAGCGCGCGTTGCATGACGTGAAGGATTTGTCTCGTGGGACGCTGCGTCTGGCGATGACGCCGACGTTCATGGCGTATCTGGTCGGGCCGTTGGTACGCGATTTTGCGGCGCGGTATCCGGGGATTCATCTGCAGATTTTTGAGTTGTCGATGGACGACATCGAGGCGGGACTGGCGGATGACTCGCTGGATATTGCGATTGCGTTTACGCCGGTGCGCAGTCCTGATATCGAGTGTATTCCGGCATTTACTGAAACATTGGGGATTATGGTTGGGCGTGAGCATCCGCTGTATGACAGTCGCTCGGTGCTGGCGCCGGAAGATATCGCGTCACTGGATTTCGCCTTGTTGGCGCCGGACTTCATCACGCGGTTATCGGTGGATGAATATTTTCGTCAGCACGGGATTATGCCGCAGGTGCGGATCGAGGTGAATTCGGTGAGTACGTTGCTGGAAGTGGTGCGTCATTCGCCGATGGCAACCATGTTGCCGGAAGCGATTGCCACCGAGGATCGGGCGTTGCGCAGGTTGCGGGTCGAGAGTGATGCGCCGCAGCGTGGGGCGGCGTTGTTGCGGCGGCGCAATAATTATCACAGTGCGGCGGCGGTGGCGTTTGTGGAATTGGTGTTGGGCATGGGAAGCCCCTCACCCTAA
- a CDS encoding GNAT family N-acetyltransferase, whose amino-acid sequence MANIELHPAQRDELEVIENLMQFYMHDFSEWLPLKLAEHGFFSIQPKIDYWRHPATRPFLIQVDGELAGFVTADNETHIAGAEHNIGYFFIARRFRGQGVAQFVISALLSQIPGQWQIFHIDANLPAQRFWARLIPLLSDGHFTLQQREVDGYPCTFYGLRTPFSVA is encoded by the coding sequence ATGGCCAATATCGAACTGCACCCCGCTCAGCGCGATGAGCTGGAAGTCATCGAAAACCTCATGCAGTTCTACATGCACGACTTCAGCGAGTGGCTGCCGCTGAAGCTCGCCGAACACGGCTTCTTCTCCATCCAGCCGAAAATCGACTACTGGCGCCACCCGGCCACTCGACCGTTCCTGATTCAGGTCGACGGCGAGCTCGCCGGTTTCGTGACCGCCGACAACGAAACGCACATCGCCGGCGCCGAACACAACATCGGCTACTTCTTCATAGCGCGACGCTTTCGTGGCCAAGGCGTCGCGCAGTTTGTCATCTCTGCCCTCTTGAGCCAGATCCCCGGTCAATGGCAGATTTTCCATATCGACGCCAACCTGCCGGCCCAGCGCTTCTGGGCCAGGCTGATTCCGTTACTGAGCGACGGCCACTTCACCCTGCAGCAGCGCGAAGTAGACGGTTATCCGTGCACCTTCTACGGGCTGCGCACGCCTTTTTCCGTTGCCTGA
- a CDS encoding DNA topoisomerase III gives MRLYLCEKPSQAKDIAAVLGAKRRGDGCWLGTDVTVTWCIGHLLETAPPDAYDARYKRWVLADLPIIPDKWKMTVKPRTASQYKAVKRLLGEASELIIATDADREGEMIARELVEHCRYRGPIRRLWLSALDEASIRKALAALKPGAETFSLYHSALGRSRADWLIGMNMSRLFTLLGRQSGYQGVLPVGRVQTPTLRLVVDRDRSIADFVPVPFWAIDVDLLHNDIPFTAQWRAPSDVCDDQERCVNQALAQQAAAAISSAASARVVKLKTERMREVAPLPFDLGTLQEVCSKKLGLGAQETLDIAQALYETYKVITYPRSDCGYLPLSQHSEAPGILAALRQADPGLEALNGFLEPQRKSRAWNDAKVSAHHGIIPTAAAKNLDRLSGKHRSVYTLIRARYLAQFLPNHEYDRTQADFDCAGEALRAVGKQIIEAGWKRALPEALAAAKGREAPAPQTLPALSQGVECAIAAVKLKDLWTQPPKPYTEGDLIKAMKNVAKLVEDPLLKQKLKDTTGIGTEATRASIIQGLIDRGYLVKNGKALAATPAAFSLIDAVPRAIADPGTTAIWEQALDMVQSGEMSLEEFVTKQAAWMSKQVTRCSSLSLTISGPPPAGKAAAPWKKKRKSTRSKTTGTTKRTAKPSGK, from the coding sequence ATGCGGTTGTACCTCTGTGAAAAACCTTCTCAGGCCAAAGACATTGCGGCCGTGCTCGGCGCCAAGCGTCGGGGCGACGGCTGCTGGCTGGGAACGGACGTCACGGTGACCTGGTGCATCGGCCACTTGCTCGAAACCGCGCCGCCGGATGCCTATGACGCGCGTTACAAGCGCTGGGTGCTGGCCGATCTGCCGATCATCCCGGACAAGTGGAAAATGACCGTCAAGCCGCGCACCGCCAGCCAGTACAAAGCGGTCAAACGCCTGCTCGGCGAGGCCAGCGAACTGATCATCGCCACCGACGCCGACCGTGAGGGCGAGATGATCGCCCGGGAACTGGTCGAGCACTGTCGTTATCGCGGGCCGATCCGCCGCTTGTGGCTGTCGGCGCTGGACGAAGCCTCGATCCGCAAAGCCCTTGCCGCGCTGAAACCGGGGGCCGAGACGTTCAGCCTGTATCACTCGGCGCTGGGGCGCTCGCGGGCGGACTGGCTGATCGGTATGAACATGAGCCGACTGTTCACACTGCTCGGGCGACAATCGGGTTATCAAGGGGTGTTGCCGGTAGGCCGGGTACAGACGCCGACCTTGCGCCTGGTGGTCGATCGCGACCGCAGCATCGCCGATTTCGTGCCGGTGCCATTCTGGGCGATCGATGTCGATCTGCTGCACAACGACATTCCGTTTACCGCACAGTGGCGGGCGCCGTCGGATGTCTGTGACGATCAGGAGCGCTGCGTGAATCAGGCGTTGGCCCAGCAAGCAGCTGCGGCGATCAGCAGCGCTGCGAGTGCCCGGGTGGTCAAGCTGAAAACCGAGCGCATGCGTGAGGTGGCGCCGCTGCCCTTCGATCTCGGCACCCTGCAAGAAGTCTGCTCGAAGAAACTCGGCCTCGGCGCGCAGGAAACCCTCGACATTGCTCAGGCACTCTACGAAACCTACAAAGTCATCACTTACCCGCGCAGTGATTGCGGTTACCTGCCCTTGAGCCAACACAGCGAGGCACCGGGGATTCTCGCCGCGTTGCGGCAGGCCGATCCGGGTCTTGAGGCGCTCAACGGGTTTCTGGAGCCGCAACGCAAATCCCGGGCATGGAACGACGCCAAGGTCAGTGCTCACCACGGCATTATTCCTACCGCCGCCGCGAAGAACCTTGATCGTCTGAGCGGCAAGCACCGCTCGGTGTACACGCTGATCCGCGCACGCTATCTGGCGCAGTTTCTGCCAAATCACGAATACGATCGCACCCAGGCCGACTTCGATTGCGCCGGTGAAGCGTTGCGCGCGGTCGGCAAGCAAATCATCGAAGCGGGCTGGAAGCGTGCTCTGCCCGAAGCGCTGGCAGCGGCGAAGGGCCGCGAAGCACCCGCACCGCAAACCTTGCCGGCCCTTAGCCAAGGCGTCGAATGCGCCATCGCCGCTGTAAAGCTCAAGGATCTGTGGACGCAACCGCCCAAACCCTACACCGAGGGCGATCTGATCAAGGCGATGAAAAACGTCGCCAAACTGGTCGAGGATCCACTGCTCAAACAGAAACTCAAGGACACCACCGGTATCGGCACCGAAGCCACCCGTGCCTCGATCATTCAGGGCTTGATTGACCGTGGCTATCTGGTGAAAAACGGCAAGGCTCTCGCCGCCACCCCGGCGGCGTTCAGCCTGATCGACGCGGTGCCCCGCGCAATTGCCGACCCCGGCACCACGGCGATCTGGGAGCAGGCGCTGGACATGGTGCAAAGCGGCGAAATGAGTCTGGAAGAATTTGTCACCAAACAAGCGGCGTGGATGAGCAAACAGGTGACACGCTGCTCGAGCCTCAGCCTGACCATCAGCGGCCCGCCGCCGGCCGGTAAAGCGGCGGCACCGTGGAAGAAGAAACGCAAATCGACCCGCAGCAAAACCACGGGTACGACAAAACGCACAGCGAAACCGTCAGGCAAATAA
- a CDS encoding serralysin family metalloprotease: MAQAKSKTSSAFDEIDTFSHLYDRGVGLVNGKPSFTADQAADEILRKNLSWGDKNADGKIDLSYTFLTEKPANYNVNLGNFSEFSAQQKAQAVLAMQSWADVANVTFTEGKGGDGHMTFGNYDVSTGGAAFAYLPSGGSYDGQSWYLINDQYQVNKTPDINNYGRQTLTHEIGHTLGLSHPGAYNAGNGNPTYNDAKYAEDTRGYSLMSYWSEANTEQNFSKDGSGAYASAPLLDDIVAVQKLYGANYATRADDTTYGFNSNAERDFYSATSASSKVVFSVWDGGGNDTLDFSGFSQNQKINLNEGSFSDVGGLVGNVSIAYGVTVENAIGGSGNDLLIGNAVANDLVGGAGNDILYGGGGGDTLWGGAGADTFVFGAASDSTMTAPDWIMDFTSGLDKIDLSGIAGFTTGAASLNFVSGFTGHAGDAILTYFAQTNQTSLMVDLTGQGSVDFAVGVVGQAVATDIVA; this comes from the coding sequence ATGGCTCAAGCCAAATCCAAAACCAGCAGCGCCTTCGACGAAATCGATACGTTCAGCCACCTGTATGACCGTGGTGTCGGGCTGGTCAATGGCAAACCCTCATTCACTGCCGACCAGGCTGCGGATGAAATCCTGCGCAAAAACCTGTCGTGGGGCGACAAGAACGCTGACGGCAAGATCGACCTCAGTTACACCTTCCTGACCGAGAAACCGGCGAACTACAACGTCAACCTGGGCAACTTCAGCGAGTTCAGCGCCCAGCAAAAGGCCCAGGCCGTGCTGGCCATGCAATCCTGGGCTGACGTCGCCAACGTCACCTTCACTGAAGGCAAGGGCGGCGATGGTCACATGACCTTCGGTAACTACGATGTCAGCACCGGTGGCGCAGCGTTCGCTTACCTGCCGAGTGGCGGCAGCTATGACGGTCAGTCGTGGTACTTGATCAACGATCAATATCAAGTCAACAAAACCCCGGACATCAACAACTACGGGCGCCAGACCCTGACCCACGAGATCGGTCATACCCTCGGCCTGTCGCACCCCGGGGCCTACAACGCCGGCAACGGCAATCCGACCTACAACGACGCCAAGTACGCCGAAGACACTCGCGGCTACAGCCTGATGAGCTACTGGAGCGAAGCCAACACCGAGCAGAACTTCAGCAAGGACGGCAGCGGCGCGTACGCCTCGGCGCCGTTGCTCGACGATATTGTCGCGGTGCAGAAACTGTATGGCGCCAACTACGCGACCCGCGCCGATGACACCACATACGGCTTCAACTCCAATGCCGAGCGCGATTTCTACAGCGCCACTTCGGCGTCCTCCAAAGTCGTTTTCTCGGTGTGGGATGGCGGCGGTAATGACACGCTGGACTTCTCCGGCTTCAGCCAGAACCAGAAGATCAACCTCAATGAAGGTTCGTTCTCCGATGTTGGCGGTCTGGTGGGCAACGTTTCCATTGCTTACGGTGTAACCGTGGAAAATGCCATCGGCGGTTCAGGCAATGACCTGCTGATCGGCAACGCCGTTGCCAACGACCTGGTCGGCGGTGCCGGTAATGACATCCTTTACGGTGGTGGCGGTGGCGACACCTTGTGGGGCGGTGCAGGTGCAGATACTTTTGTGTTCGGTGCTGCCAGTGATTCGACCATGACTGCGCCGGACTGGATCATGGATTTCACCAGCGGCCTGGACAAGATCGACTTATCGGGGATCGCCGGTTTTACCACTGGCGCGGCGTCGTTGAACTTCGTCAGCGGCTTCACTGGGCATGCGGGCGATGCGATCCTGACCTACTTCGCGCAAACCAATCAGACCAGCCTGATGGTTGACCTGACGGGGCAGGGTTCGGTGGACTTTGCCGTGGGCGTGGTGGGGCAGGCGGTGGCGACTGATATTGTTGCGTGA
- a CDS encoding DUF427 domain-containing protein, translating to MKTSGPSPVITLEQLPGCLIVKFHGIQVAASSHVLILNEANYPPVYYVPREDIDEKYFARTDHTSYCPYKGDANYFSLQVPGHEGANAVWTYENPKVSVAPIRDYVAFYPDQVKFEVIKSE from the coding sequence ATGAAAACCTCCGGCCCCAGTCCCGTCATCACCCTCGAACAACTCCCCGGCTGCCTGATAGTGAAATTCCACGGCATCCAGGTCGCCGCGTCCTCCCACGTACTGATCCTCAACGAAGCCAACTACCCGCCGGTCTATTACGTCCCCCGCGAAGACATCGACGAAAAGTATTTCGCCCGCACCGACCACACCAGTTATTGCCCGTACAAGGGCGATGCCAATTACTTCAGCCTGCAAGTGCCGGGGCATGAGGGCGCGAATGCGGTGTGGACTTACGAAAACCCGAAAGTGTCAGTAGCGCCGATCCGCGACTATGTGGCGTTTTATCCGGATCAGGTGAAGTTCGAGGTGATCAAGTCTGAGTAG
- a CDS encoding MFS transporter, whose protein sequence is MSEHVQPLDAVRSVETSPDTRKVIFASSLGTVFEWYDFFLYGALAAVISKQFFAGVNDTTAFIFALMAFAAGFIVRPFGALVFGRLGDMIGRKYTFLATIILMGVATFCVGLLPTYASIGIAAPIILVVLRMLQGLALGGEYGGAATYVAEHAPIGKRGFHTSWIQSTATLGLLLSLLVVLGCRYFTGDQFEVWGWRIPFLLSIVLLGISTWIRLSLHESPAYLKMKEEGKTSKAPIRESFGKWENLKVVLIALFSINAGQAVTFYAAQFYVLFFLTQFLKMDPAVANTLLIISVVIGAPFFIFFGWLSDKVGRKPVLMLGLLLATALYFPIFKSLAHYANPAIDQASRQAPITVLADPATCTFQFDPVGKAKFDSPCDKVKTFLVKQGLPYSSAAAPAGSAVQVSVGDVKLDGFDEAALRGAITLAGYPQQADLQQINKPMIVALIVALIIISAMCYGPLAALMVELFPTRIRYTSMSLPYHIGNGWFGGFLPTVSFALVVYTGDIFYGLWYPVLITGVSLVVGMICLRETKNIDLDKN, encoded by the coding sequence ATGTCAGAACACGTTCAGCCGCTGGACGCCGTGCGCAGCGTCGAGACCAGCCCGGACACACGCAAAGTCATCTTCGCTTCATCACTGGGGACGGTGTTCGAGTGGTATGACTTCTTCCTCTACGGCGCCCTTGCGGCGGTGATCAGCAAGCAGTTTTTCGCCGGGGTCAACGACACCACGGCGTTTATCTTTGCGCTGATGGCTTTCGCTGCAGGGTTTATCGTGCGGCCGTTCGGGGCGCTGGTGTTCGGTCGGTTGGGGGACATGATCGGGCGCAAATACACCTTTCTCGCGACGATCATTCTGATGGGCGTGGCGACCTTCTGCGTCGGCCTGCTGCCGACCTACGCCAGCATCGGCATCGCCGCGCCGATCATTCTGGTGGTGTTGCGCATGCTGCAGGGCCTGGCGCTCGGCGGTGAATACGGCGGCGCGGCCACCTACGTTGCCGAACACGCGCCGATCGGAAAGCGCGGTTTCCATACCAGCTGGATTCAGTCCACCGCGACCCTCGGCCTGTTGCTGTCGCTGCTGGTGGTGCTCGGTTGCCGCTACTTCACCGGCGATCAGTTTGAAGTGTGGGGCTGGCGTATTCCGTTTCTGCTGTCGATCGTGCTGCTGGGCATTTCCACCTGGATTCGCCTGAGCCTGCACGAATCGCCGGCGTATCTGAAAATGAAAGAGGAAGGTAAAACCTCGAAAGCGCCGATCCGCGAATCCTTCGGCAAATGGGAGAACCTTAAAGTCGTGCTGATCGCCCTGTTCAGCATCAACGCCGGACAAGCGGTGACCTTCTACGCGGCGCAGTTCTACGTACTGTTCTTCCTCACCCAGTTCCTGAAAATGGACCCAGCGGTGGCCAACACTTTGTTGATCATCAGCGTGGTCATCGGTGCGCCGTTCTTCATCTTTTTCGGCTGGCTGTCGGACAAGGTCGGGCGTAAACCGGTGCTGATGCTCGGCTTGCTACTGGCCACGGCGCTGTACTTCCCGATCTTCAAATCCCTCGCGCACTACGCCAACCCGGCGATCGATCAGGCCAGCCGTCAGGCACCGATCACCGTGCTGGCAGATCCGGCGACCTGCACCTTCCAGTTCGACCCGGTGGGCAAAGCCAAATTCGACAGCCCGTGCGACAAGGTCAAAACCTTCCTGGTCAAGCAAGGCCTGCCCTACTCCAGCGCCGCCGCCCCGGCTGGCAGCGCCGTGCAAGTGAGCGTCGGCGACGTCAAACTCGATGGCTTCGATGAGGCCGCCCTGCGCGGCGCGATCACCCTCGCCGGCTACCCGCAACAGGCCGATCTTCAGCAGATCAACAAACCGATGATCGTCGCCCTGATCGTGGCGCTGATCATCATCTCAGCGATGTGCTACGGCCCGCTGGCGGCGCTGATGGTCGAACTGTTCCCGACGCGCATTCGCTACACCTCGATGTCGCTGCCGTATCACATTGGTAACGGCTGGTTTGGCGGGTTCCTGCCGACGGTGTCGTTTGCGCTGGTGGTGTACACCGGGGACATCTTTTACGGGCTGTGGTATCCGGTGTTGATTACCGGGGTGAGCCTGGTGGTGGGGATGATCTGTTTGCGTGAGACGAAGAATATCGATCTCGACAAGAACTGA